Proteins from one Fragaria vesca subsp. vesca linkage group LG6, FraVesHawaii_1.0, whole genome shotgun sequence genomic window:
- the LOC101308991 gene encoding uncharacterized protein LOC101308991, which produces MADSSRTISFQKLISLSDDLVQTLKDKNDLNNLTHCLHTSQSLRSSSDSDFAQARNLLRDYERKLEACKKKTEEAKSETVTDEELDILQRELDEGAHQEHLLMEELR; this is translated from the exons ATGGCGGACTCTTCTCGAACAATCTCCTTCCAGAAGCTCATCTCCCTCAGCGACGACCTGGTTCAGACCTTGAAGGACAAAAACGACCTCAACAACTTGACCCACTGCCTCCACACTTCCCAATCCCTCCGCTCCTCCTCCGATTCCGACTTCGCCCAAGCTCGCAACTTGCTCCGAG ATTATGAGAGAAAGCTGGAAGCTTGCAAGAAGAAGACGGAGGAGGCGAAATCGGAGACGGTCACCGATGAGGAATTGGACATTCTTCAGAGGGAATTGGATGAGGGGGCTCACCAGGAGCATTTGCTTATGGAGGAGCTCAGATAA
- the LOC101308700 gene encoding gamma-interferon-inducible lysosomal thiol reductase-like has translation MASCKFFSIIVLAALISLFTNALSPEDFNCFSLKVNLTIYYDTLSTYCEEFIIYELPKAFELDLMQIINLRLVPYGNAYIQEPNNTIICQNGPAECYLNSIEACVINIWPDVNKHFSFVHCVAWQNLRRLQLEEDEWKSCSKIMMMSDKLVSDCYESGCAKKHF, from the exons ATGGCTTCTTGTAAGTTCTTCTCGATCATTGTTCTAGCTGCTTTGATCTCGCTCTTCACCAATGCTCTGTCTCCTGAGGATTTCAATTGCTTTTCTCTGAAAGTTAACCTGACTATATATTACGACACCCTTAGCACGTACTGTGAGGAATTCATTATATATGAACTCCCAAAGGCATTTGAGCTAGATCTCATGCAGATTATCAACCTCCGGCTAGTACCATATGGAAATGCTTACATCCAAGAACCTAACAACACCATCATTTGCCAG AATGGTCCAGCTGAATGCTACTTGAACAGTATAGAAGCTTGTGTGATCAACATCTGGCCGGATGTG AATAAACATTTCAGTTTTGTTCACTGTGTTGCGTGGCAAAACTTGAGACGATTACAGTTAGAAGAAGATGAATGGAAATCATGTTCTAAAATAATGATGATGAGTGACAAACTTGTCTCAGATTGCTATGAAAGCGGATGTGCAAAAAAG CATTTCTAA